AGACGTCACACCGGCAGCGAGTCTCAGCGCCTGGATCAGGCAGAGGCCACCATGGACTCCATCAGGAGCCGCTATGGCAAGGGCTCAGTCAGCATGGGCCTCTAAGCGGCGCTACGCAGACGTCCTAAGGCCAGCTCCAGCTGCTCGTCAGTGATGGTTGACGAGAATCGCAGACAGTGGCCGTCCCCATAGAACTCCCCTGGACTGGCCAGAATACCAAGACGGGACAGGTCCGCCATATCGGCCCAACAGTCGCCCGAACGGGCTTGCGCCCAGATATAAAGGCCTCCTTGAGGCATGACGGCATCGTATCCGTAAGATCTGAGAGCTTCAGCCAGGGCATGCAGACGACTGGCGTAGACGCCACGCTGGGCCATCACAGCCTCACCGTCCTCCAAGGCGGCCCGCATGGCCCGCTGCACCGGACCTGGCACAATCAGTCCCATCTGCTTGCGGTAGGCGGTCATGGCCTCCACCAGACGAGCATCGCCGGCCACCAGGGCTGCCCTGTATCCGGCCATGTTGGACTGCTTGCTCATCGAGTACAGACAGAGTATCCCACTGGCATCGCCGCCACAGACTTCAGACTCCAGTATGCAGGGCGATGCGGGAATCTGCGCATCCCGCCCATCCTGGGCGGGCCCTGACCAATCCAGCAGGGCATAGCACTCGTCACTCAGGACAGTGACCCCTATAGAACGGGCCGCCCGTACGATCTTAGCCAATCCGGCCCGGCCGATGATTCGACCGCTGGGGTTGCCCGGCGAATTGATCCATATTGCTCGAACGCCTGGCAGATTCACCCATGAATCCGTATCAACAGGATTGTCCACGGTCGTCACCTGGGCCCCGGCCAGCTGGGTTCCGATGGCATAGGTGGGATAGGATACCGTCGGTTGCACCACCCGGTCCCCCGGTCCCAGATGCAGGAGTGAGGCCATGAGCGCCACCGCCTCCTTGGATCCCACCGTGGGCACCAGATCCGCCCCCAGGGCATCCAGATCGACTCTGCGGCGACGTCGGAACCAGTCGGCCGCGGCCTGCCTCAGGGGGGCGTCACCGGC
The window above is part of the Bifidobacterium asteroides DSM 20089 genome. Proteins encoded here:
- the dapC gene encoding succinyldiaminopimelate transaminase, which produces MGFHSFESPYDWSRIDPYRRRAEQCTGGLVDLSVGSPVDPVPRSVKEALAAAADDGQARGYPKTAGDAPLRQAAADWFRRRRRVDLDALGADLVPTVGSKEAVALMASLLHLGPGDRVVQPTVSYPTYAIGTQLAGAQVTTVDNPVDTDSWVNLPGVRAIWINSPGNPSGRIIGRAGLAKIVRAARSIGVTVLSDECYALLDWSGPAQDGRDAQIPASPCILESEVCGGDASGILCLYSMSKQSNMAGYRAALVAGDARLVEAMTAYRKQMGLIVPGPVQRAMRAALEDGEAVMAQRGVYASRLHALAEALRSYGYDAVMPQGGLYIWAQARSGDCWADMADLSRLGILASPGEFYGDGHCLRFSSTITDEQLELALGRLRSAA